TCTTGTATCCTTTTGTTATATTCTTAATGTGCCTCCTCTTGATCGATGCAAACCTCACCTGTTTTGCATTGCATCTCGTCCTTTGATATTGTCCTTCCACGTTTTgagtccttgtggccaataaaagaaagcttaatgatcatcaccatcatcatcatcatcatcatcatcatcatcatcatcatcatcatctttgtttacaTAATTTTTACATAAATGCTTCTTCTGCTTTTGCAGGGAAGGGGTAAAagccagacacacagacagacacacgcacgtgaAGAGCGGTGATATAAAaatcaagtatatatacacactgacctgattaaaacaagaaattacataagaaatagtaaactgttaattaaaaaaaaaaagtcaatcttCGATATTTGCTGAGATGGAAAGCAATTTACATGAAAATGGCTTGAAGAGGCAAGACCACGAGGAAGTGAAATTACATAACATGAAACCTGTTGATAGTAACTTGAACGACAATAATTCAGAGAAAATTTACGAGAGAGACAATTTATTTGCCGATGCTCATcatgaacaagaacaacaacaaacgtTAATGAATACTGATATGAAATCAATGGAAGCAGACGACGACACAAATGGAGAAAATACATGTTGTTTTATATGGAAGTATATAACGTTTAATCGGGGGTTAAACATTGCAACGTTCACAATTTTAGGGGCTCTTACCAATTTTATGACATATTCGGTGCCTAGTTATATTTCATCGCAGGTAAGCTCTTTAGAGAAACAGTTCGGATTGTCCAGTGCTGAGTTTGGATTTATTAACAGTGCCAATGATATTGGTTTTTTGCTTGTCGTTCTTCTAGCTAGTCATTTCGGAAGAGATGCGCACATACCCAAACTGTTCTCTGTCTTAACATTATTTGTAGGTGTCACTGTCGGTTGCATGAGCTTAACTTACCTCTTACGTCCAATCAGTTATTTAGAACTGTTGGAAAATTCAGCTTCACTGAACGGCACCATTGGAAATAACTCTGTAAACGTTACAGCGGCAACGGCAAACATATACCTGTGTTCTGATGGCAAGTCACGTATTGTTGAAGAGGCGAACTGTGCGAGTAATCAGGTAAAGAGTCACTCGGCATATTTCTTGTTTGTCTTCTTCATGATAGCACTAGGTATATGCAAAGGCCCAAGATCATCCCTTTTCCCAACCTACATTGATAACAATGTGCCTGAAAAACATCACTCTGCTATCTTTATCGGTAAGTAAAACCTTGTTTCGTTTCTCATACGTTTGACATATACCTATAtgatccccacctctctctctctctctctctctcgatatatatatatatatatatatatatatatatatatatatatatataatattattagagacaaaaccactattttgcaaaacaaacaaggaaagacttaatcaatacataaaattttaataaaaagtcaaaaaaaccgccactacaattgtttcttgtcttgatcgacaatcttcaggtggacttccaataagtcagtttcaaattatatatatcaaaataagcaacaagaatgactccggtaatttggtacgatcgctTCGTACTTCATCATTTTattaatgttgtaagtattacagcagttttaaaatgctgaccactgttgtaatacttgcaacatttaataaaatgatgtagtacgaaacgatcgtaccaaattaccggagtcattcttgttccTTATTTTgactataatcaccccacggatttttatggataacaccatacagaattctggtgcatctaaattaagtaccatattcatttgaatctaaatttttgctgaacttacatatacatatatatatatatatatatatatatatatatatatatatatatatatatatatatatatatatatatatatatgtgtgtgtgtgtgtgtgtgtgtgtgtgtgtgtgtgtgtatatacagtgtacatttaaacacattaaagaTGGCCACAACAGGACATCTGACCCGCTAGAAGGAGTAATTAAACTCCAAACCATTACCaatggtttggagtttaactactccttctagcgggtCAAATGTCCTGTTATAGCCATctctaatgtgtttaaatgtacactgtatttttatatgattaatatatagtctattgactattttttttccttctcgctaCACCACTGGTAGCAAggaaattttctaattttttttttttttgctaccctggaatttattaataaatgtaaatatatcttcATGACAACGTTGGGATCGCAGTGGCGCCCTATTTTGCCATTTGTATTACTTTCAAAGCCAATGATTGGCACAAGAGTATCTTTCCCACCTTCGTTCTAGGGGTAAAGTCTTTACCTTTTCGACTTTTCCCAGTTGCTGACATATCACATTGAGAAAATCTTCAGCACAAATTAAAACTCCTCCCCTTTCTAacgtttttttcttcatttttctatatttgaCAGAATTACTAAACTCAAACTATACACCACATAAACAGATCTAATTTAATTCGTTTACGTTCGCAGTTTACATTCAGTCGAGGGCGACTTTCTGTTTCATTTCTCCGGAGTcgttataataagtaccagtaatgtatTGGTGTccattcaatcaatcaatattcTTCCTTCCGAAAAGAAATTGTTTAGTATTATACCTTACACAATCATTCTTataagaattttgtttttcagGATTAATGATCGCTTTTTTGATTCTTGGCAATGCGTTCATATTCGTTTTGGGAGGCATCATTAGCCGAATTCCTGCGGATCTTGATGGTAAGAACTATGCACTTACGCACTTCCACAAGGTTTTATCTTTTagactgtttctttctttctgatgtAAACTTATCTTTTCCTACTCGACATTCCAGTTTGTTTTCCTCCACCTGTCCAGATTATCTAGTTATCATACATACTTTCTGTCTACCTGTTGTCTACCGTCCTATACatttatctacctacatatcATTCACTCAATTAACTATTTAAACCAGACATCtatatctatccgctcagtcgaagtcgacccTCGGTTACCCGacggatcagtgtcctccagtcagttctatcctgggctgcttctttcagactggctatgtccattccggtatccctcttgatggtgtcaagccagcgggttcttggtcagcctttcctttcttgccactgaccattccaagcatgaaGTCCTCCAGGGATTTtttctgcataatatgaccgaaatatgccaatctatgcttggtgatcctagcttctagcgacattttcggcctgatctgcttaagatatatatatatatatatctgctcagtcgaagttgaccctcgttggatcagtgtcctccagtcagttctatcctgggccgcttctttcagatgggctatgtccattccggtatcactcttgatggtgtcaagccagcgggttcttggtcggcctcttcctctcttgccactgaccattccgagcatgatgtccttctccagggattttctccgcataatatgaccgaaatatgccaatctatgcttggtgatcctagcttctagcgacattttcggcctgatctgcttaagaacttctccattggtgagcctcactgtccatggaatccgtaaaagtcttctccaacaccaaagctcgaatgcattaattctcttctggtcagctttctttagtgtccaggtctcgcatccatatgttgctattgggaagacaatttaaACCAGACAAGGACAACCTTTTTCCATGTGCTTCATTAATGGGATCCAAGTACTGCAACGCCGATAAAAGAAGTATGTGGACCGCAAGGGGTCTATATTGTAAAATAAACCCCATTTAATCACATTCTATGAGAGTATCTCGGTCATCGTTTGAATGTTTCAGCCAAACCTAATAGATGCTTGTTTGAGCGAGTGTTCATGCGTGCAAGCcctcttgtttgttattattatttttaacgttCGTCTATTCGATTTGATTTTTTGAtaattctatataaaaaaaattaaaaaattaaaataaataaataaataaataaaagtttaaaagttaataaatttaaaattcaaaaaatattaaaaaaatataaaaatttataaatataaattaaaaattttaaatttaaataatttaaattttaaattttatattttatatattttgtatattatattaattatatttatttttatgtattggtttatgtttttcaatgtttgatttacctaatagtggttttatctctaatataatttatatttacactgtgaaatttgatttaatcttaaatctaatttttcccctgtaaatttggatttactccctattattattattattattattattattattattattattattattattattattattattatatatatatatatatgtgtatgcatgtataaaaaatacaaactgggacaaggacgcaaaacattttgatgacgacacaaaaaacacgaacgggacattcgaagtcttcaatcttcagtcaagaaccagatcatcctcgcaatttcggctgattaatcttgagattgctccaatctggctagccccaaggaaaaactaagctaagcgcattagattccttggaagaaagcttcgaatgtatacaaaacaaggacagaaaaacggacgatgttacacgaatatgaatacaaaataatacgtaaaaacaataatgataatacgtaaaaacaataataataatattaataacaataacaggacatcacgaacaggcgtctttcgactagtacgaattatatatatatatgtatatgtatatatattattttatctggGGCGAGTCATTTAAAGCAATCGcccatttccactcatttatttattttcactagtaaaaataaataagtaaatgagtggaaaccgGTAAGTGCGTTAAATTAATAAGACACTAaaaaaacgactctccccagacacaataaaatacgcttcaacacacgaattcacataaagaatcttgtaaaccaaatataagaacgatatatatatatatatatatatatatatatatatatatatatatatactctctctcttttacacctttacttttttacttctttcagtcatttgactgcggtcatgctggagcaccgcctttagtcgagcaaatcgaccccaggacttattctttgtaagcccagtacttattctatcggtctctttttgccgaaccgctaagtgacggggacgtaaacacaccaccctcggttgtcaagcaatgctagggggacaaacacgggcacacaaacacacacacacacataaatatatatacatatatacgacaggcttctttcagtttccgtctaccaaatccactcacaaggcattggtctgcccggggctatagcagaagacacttgcccaagatgccacgcagtgggactgaacccggaaccatgtggctggttagcaagctacttaccacacagccactcctgcgcctatatatatatctttctctcatatatatatcatttatttatgaataatacattttactttatttttgtgtgtatatgtgtttgctcatgcgtgtgagagagagaaagagagagaggcagatatacAGAGAcatggagtgagagaaagtgggagagaaaggAGGCACCATATTTCCATTCCATATAATTCAAGAAAAAACGTCTTTTCAAGGAAAGTTCTAATATTtgcaattcttttattattccagGTAAAGGTATGACACCGAGTGATCCCAACTGGATTGGTGCCTGGTGGATAGGGTTTCTCTTCATTGCTGCTATTACCATCTTGTTCGGGTTTCCTTTGATGTTTTATCCAAGAGaaataccaaaacaaaaacaaccaaagTCGCGACCCGGAAACCTCGACTCTGCAGTTTTGAGGTTAGTTAAGGAAACCACGGAAAACCATAAAACTGAAGAAACTGGAAAAACATCTttcatagaaaaattaaaaggtaaaattaaataatatactctctttcgctcttttactcttttacctgttttagtcatttgactgcggccatgctggagcacagcctttagtcgagcaaatcgactccgggacttattcttttgtaagcccagtactcgttctatcggtctcttttgccgaaccgctaagttacggggacgtaaacacaccagcatcggttgtcaggcgatgttggggagacaaacacagacacgcaaacacacacacagacatatatatacatatacttatatacgacgggcttctttcagtttccgtctaccaaatccactcacaatgctttggtcggcccgcggctatagtagaagacacttgcccaaggtgccacgcagtgggactgaacccagaaccatgtggttggcaaacaagctacttaccacacagccactcctgcgccatatttatattttaaattgaacacacatacgtatgtgtatatgtcggtatgttgttctttttattttgttaatttcgaGGTAATTTTGACTGTTATCATGCTTCATAGTAGAAAAGAAGGCATAATGGTTCATCATATTTCAAATCTTAAGAATGTCTTGAAGATTTTTATGGTCCCAATTATCGTGATCATTTATAGTGCATTAATTAAGGAGTTGTGTTTTGTCCCCAAGAACCTaaattcagccatactttgcttcAGGCGAGTTGATACATAttctgttgctccaataataataggtatgaaaCAGAAAGTATATCTTGGATTCTAGATTTTCAAATTCCTGATAAATGGTCAGTACATGTTCTCTTTCACCTCTTTACTctcttctttacttgtttcagtcattttgactgcggccatgctggagcaccgcctttagtcgagcaaatcgaccccgggacttattcttttgtaagcccagtacttattctatcggtctcttttaccgaaccgctaagtgacggggacgtaaacacaccagcatcggttgtcaagcaatgctaggggcacaaacacagacacagaaacacacacatacatatatatatatttttttctgaccCCCATTTCTGTCCAGAGAGCAGCTGATTTCCATAACCTAACGGTCAAAAGAATATCGATGGAGTTTGAGTTTTCTTTCTTGCTATTCTGTTCTAAACAGAGCTGGCCACCATATCATACTTCATGAGAAGATAATAATATCTGGAAGATAATAATATCTGGAAGATATCCTCTTACAGTTGGCAGTAATGTGGCGATGTCTTCAGACTTGGTTTTGCACATCTTACACCTGTTGCCTGTCAATGTTTTCTCTGTCTTATATTGCTGCTGGTACTTGGTGTGGATTTCTTGTTCATGAATTGCAAGGaagtgttgtgtggacgccccccagacgatgaagtagactagcccaatacgtagatattcAGGGAGAAGCCTAGGCACCAGGAGAGAGCAGTAGAGTCGAGTCGAGTTaagtagaaggcatccgaacgtgcgacataacagaaAGCAGCCTTCAAACTAGGATGTCATAAACTTACCGGGACTCCGTAACACGATTTTGATCTGTTCCTTCTATGGCTCGTATCTTTCTCGTCAATTACCCAATCACTGTCTTTTCAGTGAAATGGtccacatttttcttattttatgctTTTGGAGAGATGCATACCAGCTCTTATTTCATGCATTTCCTCAACCTCATTAGGTCTCCTAATTATGCCATTGATCTCGTGATCGAAATCTTGGGCAAAATAGTTAGTGATCACTTTCCTCTGCTGCAGTGTCAATACGTGTTTCATATGACATCGATACAGATTTAAGTCCACAGCCACTATCCTTGCCTGGGAAGTATAACCTGTTTACGTTTCCATTTATGTCGACGATTCATGTAACACTGAGTAGCTTGTGAGTTCTTAGGTCAATCTTGTTGAGCTCTTGTAACCACCAGTTTAGGAGGCCAAGTGTGGGCACGAGGACAAGCATCGCAAAAGTGTTGTGGGCGATATTCTTGTTTTAAGCAAAGAGTTCAGAAGGCCATATTTTTAAAACTCGCTCTAAGAATTCATTCCTTGACATCTCTTTACTGATGGGTACATAATAGCTGACATTCTCATTCTGTTCATGGTACTCGTAGCTTTCACCAAAGACTATTTTTCCATAGTTTATTTCTAGTTTTTTTCATGTATTGGAAAAGGGCTCAAGTTTCCCACATTTTACCATCAACGATTTCCCATCTCATAACCCAACTTCGAGAACTGGATTACGAGATCCAGTTGCTTTTTGATGACCAAAAACCCATACAGCTCCAGGTTTCCTACATTTTATCATCAACGTTTTCCCATCTCAAAACCTacattttacctatttctttactacccacaaggggctaagcacagaggggacaaacaaggacagacaaacggattaagtcgattatatggaccccagtgcgtaactggtacttatttaatcgaccccgaaaggatgaaaggcaaagtcgacctcggcggaatttgaactcagaacgtagcggcagacgaaataccgctaagcattttgtccggtgtactaacgattctgccatctcaaaaCCTATATTTTACCATCAACGTTTTCCCATCTCAAAACCCAACTTAAAGAACTGGATTAAGAGATCCAGTTGCTTTTTGATGTCCAAGAACCCATACAGCTCCAGGTcattaacaaagaaaaagaataaaatgttactGGATCGATTCCTACAACAGTTATGCTTTGTGATCAGGCATGATAAGAGGTTTAATGAGAAAACAGTGAATTGTACTGACAAGCTGTCGCGTTGAAGGATGACTGTTTGGTAGTGTATGGTGTCAGAATTGATATGCTTACAGTTGCCTCTAAGAAGTATACGATATGCTTGTATTAAGCTGAGAGTTCagatcatatttttaaaattcgttGTCCTTTCTTTATTGGTGGGTCCATAATATCTGACATTCTCCATTATGTCCATGATACCTGTAGCTTTTACCAAAGAGTATTTTTAGGTCATCGATTTTTAGTCCTTTGGTGTCTTGGAGGAAAGCTCAAGTTTGCCACATTCTGACTCACAAAATTTCATTCTAATATCTTTAGAGAATTGGGTTATGAGACCCAGTTGCCTGGAAGCCTCAttggtatgtacgtacgtatgtatgtatgtacgtacgtatgtatgtatgtagtatgtatgcatgtatgtacgtatgtatgtatgtatgtatgtatgtatgcatgtatgcatgtatgtatgtatgtatgtatgtatgtatgtatgtatgtatgtatgcatgcatgtatgtatgtatgtacgtatgtatgtatgtatgtatgtatgtatgtatgtatgcatgtatgcatgtatgtgtgtatgtatgtatgtatgtatgcatgtatgtatgtatgtgtgtatgtatgtatgtatgcatgctagcatgcatgtatgtagtatgtatgcatgtatgtacgtacgtatgtatgtatgtatgtatgtatgtatgtatgtatgcatgctagcatgcatgtatgtagtatgtatgcatgtatgtacgtacgtatgtatgtatgtatgtatgcatgtatgtacgtacgtatgtatgtatgtatatatgtatgtatgtatgtattatgtatgtatgtatgtatgtatgtatgtatgtatgtatgtacgtgtgtgcatgtatgtatgtgtgtgtgtgcttatatgtacgtatatatgtgtgtatgtttgtgtttgtatgtatatatgtatgcatacatgtatgcatgtatgtaaggaaTGTacgttattatttaattttaattttagatttCTCTTCAACAGTGAAAGAGTCAGTTTCTAACCCAGAGCCAatgctctttcattggaatttcagcaacatcagcaaggtatttgtgcatgtatgcatggctTTCAGCAATATTTTGAGTTAGTGCATGtcaagatttgtatattttgtttaagtatatattttataagcttatttTGAGTCTAGACGTGTGCATTTGTACTTGAATACTAAACTTTTGAGAAGTTTTACATACTTTGATAGTTCCATTGATGGCATGTATCTGTAATCTTCTAATTAGCTTTCTCCTCTTCTGGTTTTGAGAGCCCTAATTCCTCAAAGTACAGTGTCTAATGAAGAGATAATAACCTGATGATTCCGTATCACTTATCACATTTCTGTATCACTTATCACATTTCTGTATCACTTATCACATTTCTGTATCACTTATCACATTTCTGTATCACTTATCACATTTCTGTATCACATATCACATTTCTGTATCACTTATCACATTTCTGTATCACTTATCACATTTCTGTATCACATATCACATTTCTGTATCACATATCACATTTCTGTATCACTTATCACATTTCTGTATCACTTATCACATTTCTGTATCACTTATCACATTTCTGTATCACTTATCCATTTCTGTATCACATATCACATTT
The nucleotide sequence above comes from Octopus sinensis linkage group LG24, ASM634580v1, whole genome shotgun sequence. Encoded proteins:
- the LOC115223939 gene encoding solute carrier organic anion transporter family member 2A1-like, with amino-acid sequence MESNLHENGLKRQDHEEVKLHNMKPVDSNLNDNNSEKIYERDNLFADAHHEQEQQQTLMNTDMKSMEADDDTNGENTCCFIWKYITFNRGLNIATFTILGALTNFMTYSVPSYISSQVSSLEKQFGLSSAEFGFINSANDIGFLLVVLLASHFGRDAHIPKLFSVLTLFVGVTVGCMSLTYLLRPISYLELLENSASLNGTIGNNSVNVTAATANIYLCSDGKSRIVEEANCASNQVKSHSAYFLFVFFMIALGICKGPRSSLFPTYIDNNVPEKHHSAIFIGLMIAFLILGNAFIFVLGGIISRIPADLDGKGMTPSDPNWIGAWWIGFLFIAAITILFGFPLMFYPREIPKQKQPKSRPGNLDSAVLRLVKETTENHKTEETGKTSFIEKLKDLPSSLKGLLTNPIYVLLLVGDCILVFCFGGLRSFLQKYLEHQFFLPVWESNYILAIVGLLGSLVGIMLGCIIITRLRLEKRGMISMKLIAYGICIVLEIVASCLSCEAPLIINNPMNNISLNSNMSALVDDCNCDIRQYFPVCGSDQQNYFSPCHAGCMEGNNLKFTNCKGIPGMSATAGLCPIDCGAKYLFIVLTTIIGIVGMASVPPGYLLVVRTPSEKDKALGIGFYSMILSAGGFLPAPVVFGRAIDLVCILWDMKCNERGACKLYDLDSLRGVIFFPMIFGRFISFLAFILVFYLHNGKQKKT